The genomic segment TTGTGGCTGAGATCCTGCACTGGAAGATAGttaaaaagatatatttatttgtttatagatCCAAGAGTACAGTCTCGAAGAGACAGCTAAAATGCCCACTGTAAATTAACAGCTGCTTTAATATTAGTTAATATTTGATCATCAAATACACTGCTGGTTAATATGCTGGAAGTGGCTCAACAACTTGGTGGTTCAGTGTTTTGCCAGTTTTTCCCAGATCTTCCTTAGGAAAGACGACACCCCAAACTTGCCAAACACCCCAAATCCATGGCCCTGTAGGAGGGGAAAGGGAAGATGTTCTGCTCAGGAATAACTTTATGATGTATCTTCAAATGCAGGATCTCAGCCACCAAGTATTAGttggaaaagaaagcagaaagctGAGATGAGGGAAACAGAATGGAACAGCAGTTGAGAGGAAACCTATCTGGGACTCTGGGCAGAAGTATTCCTCTTAAGATATAAGAACACTTCAGTAATTATGTTGTCAGCCCCAATTTCCATACATTACTTTCTGTTTTCCAGAAATGCCTGGATATGGAAACGAGCAGGTCACATCCAACAACAAAAGACCCCTTACCAGGAGCTCCAGTAGGACCTCCCAGAAGATCTCCAGCAACCTAGCAGAAGACATAACTGTTATGGGTAGACCCCCAGCAATGCCACAGGCATCCCCTTCTGCACAgaatttccagacaggaaacctcAAACAGAATCTGAGGCCCAGATCCCCTTCCTCCTTATGCATTCACAGTGGATCCCCTGGGATGAAGGATAGCCCAGACAGCACAACTCCCAGGGGAGGAGGAAATCATCATAGTGGGAGACTCACAAATGCCAGACAGGCTGCCAATTGTACCCAAGAGGACATGGAAGAGTCCTTTTGTGAAACTGGCAGGCAGCATCGATCTCTTGGGACCCCATTACTTGGATCCTCCCGAAAAGTCCTAAAAGGCAGCTGTGAAGAAATGAAAGAATCTGGAAACATGTTGAGTGCCAAAGAATCCCTGACCTCAAGTAGACAAGATGTGAAAGCAGAAGGAAAGCCCCTTTTGGAGCAGAAGAACAATCTAATACCTGCCAATATCAAAGCCAAGTATGGCACAACTGGTGTGGAGAAACTGGTTTCTGAGGAGcaggtaagaaaaaaaaatatcctaCATTTGTTAGAATGCTTTGGTCACCGCAAATGCAGCTCTTTTTCATTTGGAAATATCAAATGCCAAATTGAGAACCACATTTTTGATGCCACACTTTGCATTGACATTATCAGGTGGTCCTTAGTTGTGGACATTTCAGCTTCAAATGAGTTACAAGAGATATTGGGTCTGTTTTGTAGAAAAGAAACACCTGGGACATCTCAAAGGTCTGGCAAAAGCCCAGAACAGAATAAATGTTCCTTTGATACTGAAACCACGGTCTGATTGTCCCAAGCTCACCAAATATTCAGTTTGACTCCTCCATGCTTATGTCTTCCAGGCACGCCGTGCTCTCTGTGAGGCTGGACTGATTCAAGGGCAAAAACGACTCAGCGACTGGGCATTCAAGCCACTAGAGAATCCCATGGCATCTTCACCTTATGCTGATTATTATGAACTAGGTTACAACCTGAGGTCCAACATTTTCCAAGGTAATAATAATCTGTTATGGTTTGGCCCCTAATACCATTTGAATTGGCCTTGCAGTTTTGACATTACAACAATCAACTACCAACTTTTCCTATTCTAGAGTCTGTGAATGGTCAGAAATActaccttaaaaaaataaaaaaccaggATCAGTTTACGCCAGACAAGAGAGAACTGAAATTGTATGCCTTTGGAACAGGGTATTGGAAAGATGTAGAGCAAGAAACATTAATATTTGTGAAATGGGCAAATGGCTAGAGTGGGGCAGCCTTTAACACAGCTTTCATGTGTGGAAACAGCTGGCAATATTTTTCATGACACTTAGATAAATGATTTCCTACTAACTGCTGCAAATCCagtgcttggaaatgttacttttttggatttctGTTCCCAGAATACTTCAGGCAGCATGTTTTTTCTGACTATGATGGCtggaaaattctgggaaatgtagttcaaatAAAAGAGCCCTATTCTTAGCTTTATCCAGTCAAACAGCTCTTAAAGACAAATAGCATAGGCTCCGCTGTCAATTTTTTTCAGCCGCAACATAACAGCAGCTGTCGAAACCCAAAACCCGGCTGCTTTTGGTTTCATTGGAGTGCAGGGAGGAGGCAGCTgctagaaaggaaaggatcccaaaaGGGATCACAGGAAAGAGGGTTTCTTAAGCCTGTGCCTTAAACTTGGTCTCCTctaaagggagaagggaaaggatagCAGAAAGGGCAGAATCTTAAGGCCTTGCCTTAAACCTGGGAagccccccattgccaccaatgggctggacTAAAAATGAATCTTTTAGCTTCCCGGATCAAAAACGGACTTCAGTCCTCTCGAAttcaggaggctcctgaaaaacggATCAGGTCCTCCCACCGAAATCCGGGGCAGCGAAACAGATAAAAGTTTACTCAAGCCTACTGTTTAGAACTTGCCAATGAACATTCTTTTCATAAAAACAGTAGTTTTGTTCCTCCTGAACCAGCAAACCTTTAGCTTAGAAAACTCCAAACTGTTACTCACATTCTTTTAGCAAACCCAAGCAGTCACTTCCACCATCTTGAGGCTTTCTTGTAGGCTATTATTTCTTGCAGATGGCAGTACTAGTactagtagtagtactagtagtaacagcagcagcaatagttTCTTCGGCCTACTTCAAGGTAGAAATCTTTTTGTATCAAGAGTgactttgagaaactgcaagttgcttctggtgagagagaattggccgtctgaaaggacgttgcccaggggacacccagatgtttgatgttttcccatccttatgggaggcttctctcatgtcgcaaGGTAGAAATCAGATGCCATTAAACTGGAGATCCTAGCAATCTTAGTCAAAATAACTGGTGGTGTAGGAAGGTGTAGTCCAAATTGTGGGTAGCTACATGATCTCCATTCTTTGCCTACTAGCAGAATtggcagatttgaactggatattTCAGTGGAGTTTTTAGCTGCCATGTGATACTCAGTAATTCATATGTGATAGTGTACACAGAAAGCAATTACCATACTTACATAGTTACGCAGGGCTCAGTAGCAAAGAGTTCACAGAAGAACAAGCTAGGTTGTTCTACTCCATCCTCCAGTTCAACCTAAACCTTCCCATATGGACAAGGGTATATtagtaataaaacaaaacaaaacaaaacaaaaatcccttGAGATATTCTTCTTATTGGAAAACACTGAATGTTCAACTGcctatttatttaaattatttttacccAACTAACCCCTAATCCTAACTCTACACCACCTGCCAACAGGTTGCACAAGAAGAATAAGAAAGAAGACAGCTTCTTGCCTACAGGATTTAAAATCTGAAAGAAAACACAAAAAGATAAAGGACTGGGGTGGAAAGGTGATCATTATAAGCAGGCACCAGTTCTTATGCTCGATAGCATTTCTTTGAGCTTAACCTGAAAGCATTTCAGAGAGGAGAGGAACCAAATGAGAGCTGGTCTTTCAGCATACGCTATAAAGTAGTCATGCTTTCATCTCTTCTGCAGCTTGATGGGATAGCTATTGCCAGGTGACAATTGACATGGCTAGTTTTTCAATGGAAATTTTCTCCCAGTGTCCTCACTTTCATCCCTCTAAAGACAGCTAAAAAAATCAGTTGATTTACTTGCAAAATCACTTCTACAAGTCCAAGGATGGGAACTTCTAGCCTGTGTGAATTCCCAACTTTCAGCCAGCTTCTCCTTGCTGTTATCTCCTATCAGTGATGGAAGATAAAATAGCATTCACAGTAATAAAATGGGTTGTTTAAAAGTTAATGTTTTAAAAGCCTTTCAATGAGCACTGCAAGGTGAGAAACTGGGCAAGCCTTGGAAGAACTAGTCAATCTCTGTTCATAGCATGGTGTGAAGAGGGCCCTACGGAGGAAGGTCTATTAAAGAGGCAGATAGGAGCAGAATGAAATGGAGTTAGGCCAGTCAGAGGCAGGGTGAAGATGGGCATCTGAATAGAGCTTTGGGAGCTGGAGTCATAGAAAGGTTCCAGGGGTTACTTTTTTGTCTAATTGTTATACAATACATCTTTGCatatcgcttctggtgtgagagaattggccgtctgcaaggacgttgcccagaggatgacaggatgtttgatgttttaccacctttgtgggaggcttctctcacgtccccacatggggagctggagctgacagagggagctcacccgctctccctggattcaaaccgccaacctgttggtcagcagtcctgccagcacaagggtttaacccatggtGCCAAGTCACtcgtgacacgaaaaaaaatctttgCATGTTTTATTTCCTACACTTGTTTGAATGTTTTACTCTAATAACTGATAAGGAAAACTAGTCACACTTTATCAGACTGAACCTTAGTAATCAATACACTACTGTGATCACCTTGAGGCAGAAGCATTAGATCTAAAGTGGATCCTGATAGTTAGCAGGGCAAAGTGGTTCCTCCTCCCATAGTCAAATAAGTTGTAGTGAGCTACCACTTCAAAACATCAGAAATGATcactttctgtaaaaaaaaaaatcccctgatATAAACACggccacaagaaaaaaaaatagtgagTTCAGACCATTCCTAAGATATATCACTATGCATGACACTTCTTTCATATTTTGAAGGACcagttcttttttctctctcctccagcCATGCCCTGGGATGCAGTTCAGAGATGATTACAGCGCAAGAGGCTTACTGTTTttctaaatactttattttttcttgtaggaggaccattagaaagcaaaagtcTGATGAAGGACTCCTATACTCCAGATGTGCTAAAAAGATCAATTCGGGACCCTAAACATTGGCATGGAAGGAAAACTGATGATCTAGGTAAGGACCCCTAGATTTTGAGGAGATCAAAGAAAAGGAGGTCAAAAGCAAATGCTGTATCAGTCAGGTACCTTCCCTCAAATCTGTAatatggggataataataataccccaatGATTTACAGGGTTATTATAAGGATTACAAAGATAATGCTATGGATCACTCAGAAAAGAGAGCTATATATAAATACTTAGTATTATTATAATCTAAACATTTGGATTTAACCCAGTTCAGTGCTTACAAAGCTCACATCACACGCTTGTACACATATTTAAAGAATCTTGTGCATTCTTGTTCCCATTATCGATGGGAATAATAATCCTACCACATGTGTTAATTCTCCATGACTGGTTAGAATTGcagcattgtttttatccaaatgaTTACATGTGTAGTTGGTTTTCCTCTACCTTCAAACCACTAAACACAAATCTCTGCCTCTTGATGCCTTGACCCTTTGTCTTTATTGGCCAGGACCCAAACTTTTCTAAAAGCAACCTTTCAATTCTAGATCTTGCAAATAGatccataatttaaaaaatccaaactgTTTTTAATGCTTCTTAACAGGAAGATGGTTCCAGAAAAATGCCCTAAACCTTAATCTGCAAAAAGCTTTGGAGCAAAAAATTGGGGAGAAGAACAAAGGCGGCAAATCCTAAGAGGGCATAAAAGAGGTCTGCAAGTCCTCTGTGAAAGATATGTGTTCTCCCTACCAGTGGAATAAACGTCTTGCAGACTCTGGTTATGTGTGTTCGCTATGCATGTTGATAAAGCAGCAAGTGAAGTTGGTTCTCCAGGACAGGGAAGAAAATTTTCAGTCTAGAAGTACTTAAGGAATTCAGCTTTATTGAGGACAACATGCTCATCAACTACTCTGCATAGGCCTAAGAGAGCTGCCATAGTTTCAGAGAAACCCAAGACAATTGTCCTGGTTTcagttttttcccctcccttttcccagAGTTTTGTTCAAGTTTTCTAAAAGGGGCCATgacacagggccggccggagataaatttatatgtaaagcgaggggggaaattgcgcccccccccccaccggcgccgcgggaggcgtggccatgtgccgcgggaggcacatggccacgcctaccgcggcgccggcgggccccgcctcctgctccctggccccgcctctcacgtagcgtgggaggcggggtcacggcgagcagcgcgggaggcggggccagggctggccccgcctcccgcgcagctcaccccgaccctgcctctcacccagcgtgagaggcggggccggggcgcacaggccgggaggcagggctccgcccagacggggccttgcctcccgccccgcgcggcctgggcttttccaggcaggccgactgcactggaggtccctgcaggccgcgatcgcggcctgcagggaccttcggtgcagtcggcccgcctggtaaaggccagacgggcgaggctgagctgcgtgggaggcagggccaaccctggccccgcctcccacgcagctcaccccgaccccgcctctcacgcaacgtgagaggcggggccggggcgcacaggccgggaggcagggctccgcccagacggggccttgcctcccgccctgcgcggcctgggcttttccaggcaggccgactgcaccggaggtccctgcaggccgcgatcgcggcctgcagggaccttcggtgcagtcggcccgcctggtaaaggccagacgggcgaggctgagctgcgtgggaggcagggccaaccctggccccgcctcccacgcagctcaccccgaccccgcctctcacgcaacgtgagaggcggggccggggcgcacaggccgggaggcagggctccgcccagacggggccttgcctcccgccccgcgcggcctgggcttttccaggcaggccgactgcactggaggtccctgcaggccgcgatcgcggcctgcagggaccttcggtgcagtctgcccgcctggaaaaggccagacgggcaaggctgagctgcgcgggaggcggggccaaccctggccccgcctcccacgcagctcaccccgaccccgcctctcacacaacgtgagaggcggggccagggcgcacaggccggccatccagggccatcccagccggccatgagctcgctcgtcaccgaacaggccttcctgttcgccggcgagtgagctcatggtccccgctgggaggggggaagcctgacggcgccccccgggccctgcgcccgaggcggccgctgacgcggccgcctagtaacaaccggccctgccaTGACATAATGAACAAAAGCACATTTCTAAATGAATAAAAAGGTAAGGCAAATTCAAATGCTTTTCACACTTGCTTTTGAGCAATGAACAGAACATTTGTCAGCTCCACTTGCTCACGTTTCACTTTTTTCAGCTTCTTTGTGTGCCAGATATGAAGATGTTTTAAAGTCCTGGtcaatttttcaaaaatgcactttcaaaaagtgattttaaaacaaaatgctcACCCATTTGCACCAGTTAAATTCAATGGGTACAGTGGTTCCTAGTATGGAGATGGCAATGTGTTTGCCTACTCTACAGATCCTTAAGAtctcagaaaaaaggaaatggcagCCCTAATTCAGCCCTCAGGTGGTTGAATAAAGATGCCTGTTAAAGATAAAGAGGAAAACAGTAGCAGCCCTGATTCAGAAGTCACATAgctaaacatagattaaaacccagatttaaaaaattaagctCTAGTATTGCTGGTTTTAGATGAATGAATCTAACAGTTATTAGCTTCTCCCACATTCAGTTAAACCTTCATGTTCTTTCCATCATAAATATGAAGAGATGTGTGCATTTGGATAAATTCTTATCAACACCACAGTAACACGAAACTTTCATTCATCTCTGATCTTCAGCATTCACACCATTTGATCTTTAGAAATCAGCAAATTTAGTTTTTTCAAGGCAGAAGGTTGATTCTTATCACCTGTTCATATCAATAGTTGGTAGGAATTCAAAAGGTAGCAACTGGAAAACTAAATTGAACTATACAAAATTGCTAGTTTATGTGGTGGGGAAAGAATACCAAAAAAGCCAAGGTTAAAGGAAACAGAATAAGAAGAGGAAATTGCTTCCTTTTTTCAGAGAAAATATCCTCGGCAAGTAGCATTCCTAAACTCATTATAATCATCCCGTATCCATTGAACCGTTTCTCTATCTTATCTGCTGTCAAACATCTGTGTATCTCCCATACAATCTCTTACTTATTGCAAATAATTTGTGTGTATGTTCCTTGGTGGCAGCAGCTGGTAGCTTCCATGTCATCAGGGCAGTCTCTGTGTTTTAGGTTTTAAGAGACAAgtgctttccaaggtgctgagtgCCATTCAGGGCCTTGGATAAATGCTTTGGAATCAAACCTAGAGTGGAATCCATCAGCCAACATGTTTTTCAATAGATTATCAGTGCAGGGTGTTACTGAGGTCTTTGGAGCACTGCTATATATCATCTTGAATGTATCAGGAATGCAAGCTAGGGTATTCCTACCATGATGGCTTggaaaggtttaaaaaaaacccacaatgccTGGGATCCCctggattctgggacttgtaatcCAAAAATCACATTCTAAGCACTGCCTACCAGGtttatttgattgattgattgattgattgattgattgatgtgcCCTCAGAATGAAGAGAATCTTATGAACAGCTAGGATCACAACTAAGAAATTGTGTCAGCACTTTTAAGTTCAGATGCACTTGGATTGTACAGCATACAGTATAAAAACATTTCATTAAGCCACTGACAATATTGGTTTTCCAGGTCAAGCCAAAATGTTTAGATTACAGTTTCTATAACTCCTGTGCTGGAGGAtccttatacagtagaatctcacttatccaacataagcgggccagcagaaggttggataagtgaatatgttggataataaggaggcattaaggaaaagcctaccaTAGCTAATGAAGCAGGTGTGTTCTTGGATATTACTTCTTTAATATAGAAACATCCCTCCAGAATGTTAAAAAGAAGAAGAGCACAGATCTATAAGGTTCCTACATCACAAAACATGGAATTCAACATATTTCTGCAAACTTTTTATTCATAGCAAACAACACATGAAAAGGAGGAGACCAGGTAAGTCAAAtaagcaaaaacattttgaatctttTAGAGACCACTTCAGATCATCTTTCAAAATGCAAGTCTTCTTTCACCAATCACCACTTTTGTTATGATTCCCATTTCAGTGGTCAAATGTATACATCTGTCCTTGTTTATTATTCTGAGGGCAGATGCTAAGATATATCTGTTCCCTGTTTCTCTCTGTTTTGTTCTTCATGCCTCCTTATTTAGGGATTTTGAAGGCCATTACCGCTTGCCTTTTGTAGGCAAATAATGCAAATCTACAGTGAGATTAGCTAAAATAAAAATCCATTCTTTCCCAGAGTAAACATTATTCTATTGTTTGCTGCAAACATGCTACTACTACCTGACCAGTACACCTACACCATTCTCTGAATACCGatgctgctttaaaaatgtccagCTACAAAGAAGACAAAGAGGGCCAGACAAgcatttaaaaaactttattaaaaGGAGATTCATGTCAGAGAGTCTTTTTTAAACTGACACGTGGCTGTATTTTGTATTGTAGGACAGTGaagtatctttaaaaaaaaaacagacatgcAACTGTGCTGCATTTTAcactacaggcaatccccaagttatgaacaagataggttctgtaggcttgtccttaagttgaatttatttgtaagtcagaataggtacatttttaagtgtaactccagccagaaatatatatcttttagcattggatagcatagggaagggtgaacacccctgttGTGTTTGTTCTGTTgtttgtgcccttgttcagaagatttcacttcactttctgtctctatgaTAATAGGGTTTTGAAAAATttgccttgttgtggaaataaggattggtgagaaagcttcagtggagacaccttttctccatgataactctttcaggagtgaatttcccttccaaggggtagatttgtctcgtccccattcttaactatttgtaagtcagatgtttgtaacccggAGGCTTCCTTTATACAATTATACTAGCATGATTCCACTTTGAATGCTATGGCTGTACCCTGTGGA from the Anolis carolinensis isolate JA03-04 chromosome 5, rAnoCar3.1.pri, whole genome shotgun sequence genome contains:
- the cimip4 gene encoding ciliary microtubule inner protein 4 isoform X1, coding for MWQACEVLLGHLWQLIWSHTLLAPLGNVWHVYSSFLVILVLIPAKGFLKLASQYLYQPKGTSDFVQDPKELEGFDLPYQCLQGSKMNTPLYQRRDQPEEISPVLRFLQHPEEFTDFYQELPQFEATTDTLKYPSKKLSPVLQYLQELEEIGSNLLQWESCLKSSCPRSSSQMKNVTQVPMDTAFPTPAATYHEITMADGPAEMPGYGNEQVTSNNKRPLTRSSSRTSQKISSNLAEDITVMGRPPAMPQASPSAQNFQTGNLKQNLRPRSPSSLCIHSGSPGMKDSPDSTTPRGGGNHHSGRLTNARQAANCTQEDMEESFCETGRQHRSLGTPLLGSSRKVLKGSCEEMKESGNMLSAKESLTSSRQDVKAEGKPLLEQKNNLIPANIKAKYGTTGVEKLVSEEQARRALCEAGLIQGQKRLSDWAFKPLENPMASSPYADYYELGYNLRSNIFQGGPLESKSLMKDSYTPDVLKRSIRDPKHWHGRKTDDLGRWFQKNALNLNLQKALEQKIGEKNKGGKS
- the cimip4 gene encoding ciliary microtubule inner protein 4 isoform X2 codes for the protein MEEVPMDTAFPTPAATYHEITMADGPAEMPGYGNEQVTSNNKRPLTRSSSRTSQKISSNLAEDITVMGRPPAMPQASPSAQNFQTGNLKQNLRPRSPSSLCIHSGSPGMKDSPDSTTPRGGGNHHSGRLTNARQAANCTQEDMEESFCETGRQHRSLGTPLLGSSRKVLKGSCEEMKESGNMLSAKESLTSSRQDVKAEGKPLLEQKNNLIPANIKAKYGTTGVEKLVSEEQARRALCEAGLIQGQKRLSDWAFKPLENPMASSPYADYYELGYNLRSNIFQGGPLESKSLMKDSYTPDVLKRSIRDPKHWHGRKTDDLGRWFQKNALNLNLQKALEQKIGEKNKGGKS